The genomic window CCTCCTGAAAACCACCCTTCCTCAAGTGTGCCCCAGCATGTCCCTGCAAAGCACTCCGGGGCCCATGGGCTCGGCCCCCGCAGAAGTCAGGGGaccacacccccaccccggctgGTGTCTAAGCAGCCCCTTCGGGAGACCCATGCTGTCTCAGGCCACAGGCAGACATTGAACAGGATAAGGGCCCCACCGACCTGGGAAGCCTGGACAATTTTCTTAAAGAGGTCTTCGGAGTCTCGGTGATGCTCTGCTCTCAGGGTGACCAGTTCCTCCTGTAGGAGAGAGGAGAGCGGCTCAGGACTCCCAGAGATACAGGCGGAGGGAACTTCACAACCAGGACGTGGTGGGGCTGGAACTTGAACCAGGCCTGTCCATGAACTTCAGCCCCAGCCTCTCTGCTCCGGTGCCCCTTGGAAACCCGCGCGTCTCCCTTGATGTCTACTGCACACTTCCTGTGCCCAGCACTCTACAGTCTCACGCTCCTGGAGCGCCTCCGTTTTATAGGGAACTAAGGCTTAGTTAGACAAGCTAGCTGTCAGCTGGCCCAGTGCTGTCTGTCATGTCAGGGTGCGCAGGGCCTCGCccctccaccccacacccccacgGTGCCAGCCACGCGCCTCCCCGCTCCCGCTCAGAGACCTGGATCCGAGCAGCGGTGTCCCTGCGGAAGTCCTCCTTCAGGGCAGCCTCACGGCGGCTCACCAGCCCCTCCAGAAGGGCCAGCGTGTCCTCCTGGCTCAGGCCCACGTGGCCCCCACCGCCGGCGGCCCCCTGCCGCAGCTCCAGCCGCTCCAGCCGCATGGCCTCCTTCTGCCAGTTGGAGGAAAATTCTGCGGCCAGAGCTTCCAAGCGCCGCTCCAGAGAGTGGACCCGGGACAAGATGCGCTGTTCagcctggtggggtggggagggaaagccATGGAGGGGAGGGACCTGGGACGCAGAGCTTCCCCAAcggaaaggaaagagaatcccaGCTACGTGCGAATGTGAACCCACGCTGGCTCAGAGGACTGGCTCAAGGATGTTCCGTGCCCTGCCGCTGGGGAtggcggggggggtgggtggaCACCAGCAGGCAGCTGGGGTGCCATAAAGCTGCTGACATGTGGCGACCGTTCAGCACAGGACGCCGGACACACGTGGCCCAGAAGGGTCTGGTCCCCAAGGAGGAGTGGGTATCGGCCAGGTGAGTGGGGACATAGTGAGGAGGGACCTGCAAGGGGCTGGGTGGCCTGCCGGGCTGaccccagcccccttccctctgctgcaTGGATGCACATGCCAGAAAGTGAGGGGCCGAGGGGTTCAGCTGCTGACTTCAGCAGCTCCCACTAAGTCTGTCCGAGAGAACCGGggctaaaagacaaaataatttgaaaaggcttgctttcttctctttaattAGAAGGCCCACAAAGGAAACAGAATAGAAGTCATTTGGAGTCATTTGGGGGTTGTTCCTGATAGCGTGCCATGAATTCTGAGAAACCTGctggcttaaaaacaaaaagctttgtCAAGGGAAGATATAATCTGTCAACTGTCAGTTAAAGACAAGAGCCTCCTGAGCGCAGAAgttgcttctgatttttaaaattttttaagtaggccgTACATGTGCAGGACTCAAAAAGCAAACAGTAAGAGGCCACTCTCTTAACCTGTGTCCCTATCCACCTGGTGCCCTCAGCCACCATCCACTCCCAAACAAAGCAATGATTTTCAGTCCTGTCTCTGCACATACAAGCAAGCACAAAgatctcctcttccttttcacaGAAAAGCTGATGCTGAAATTGTATTTAACATCTTTACTAATGATTACAAAAGGGAAAGTTATTAATGCCAAAATAGGTCATTGTTTTATGAAATGATAACATGATGGTCAGGAAAGTAATATCTACCAAAATAAATGGTTACCCCAATCAGCTTCGGCAAGATACAAGCAAAATTCAAATAGATTTAGGGACTAAagaattttaagttttccttGTCACATGCACACATTCTGGTTACCTGGGCACTTGTCaccaccccccactgccccacTGGACTGCAGCCTCCTTGAGGACACAGCCTGGGCTGCAGAACCGGCCCCCGGGCTACCCTCCTCTCTGTATCCGCACCCTCCGCAGTGTGGCCTTACAGGCGCTCCCAACAAGAGGTCGGGTCTCTGTCCCCCTCTTGGAATGTAGACTGGCTGTGAGATGGCCTTCGGCCTTGAATGTGGCAGAAGGGACAGTTCTGAATCTAGGCCTGATTTCGCTCTCCTGGAACCACAGAACAAGCGCAGGCGAGCTGAAGGAGGATGCACGTGTGGGGCACGGTCCGCCCTACTGACGCACAGGCCAGCTGCAGAGCCGGCAGGGAGCCCTGCCTAGACCAGCCTGTCCTTGCTCAGACCAGAGAAGCCACAGACTCAGGAGCTAATCAAATGCTTGTAGCTTTAAGGCACTGATTTTAGGGGTGATTTACTTGTGGTAACTGACCAACGTGATCACCTTATTCGTAAAGGATGCTtcgtaaatatttatgaaattatacCGCAAAGGAACAAAAGTAGACAAAAACGatttgtcccatttttttttcctttggttttcggTGCTTAAGATGGCAACTACCTTCGGGGCAGTTTGAAGTCCTGTTGAAGCACAAGCAAACGGCTCCCCCCGTACTGCACCCAAGACAGTAGAGAGAGGGGGGTCCTGGGAGACAAAGCAGTTTACCCGTGCGGACCATGCCCCTTCTCAGAGCCCCGTAAAGTGTTAATTGCAGGGAAATCAGCCATACACACAGGCGAGGCGAGGACCCGGGACCCCCAGATCCTTACCTGGAAGTGGGAGGAGTCTCTGGGCTCCCAGACGTCCTGCTGCCTGCCGCTACTCTTCGATGCCCACCAGGAAACCAGAGCAGGGTGGAAGGTCTGCAGCCCGTAGGGGTAGAAATACCAAGCACCTGTACACAGAGGAGAGGGGGTTATCTGGGCCAGTGGCCGTGTGCAAGAAGGCACAAGCTGCTGGAGACGGCGGCCCAGTCAACATGGGTTCCTGGTAGCCTGCCGTTCCTGTGCACTGGCTTTCTGCTGGAAATCAGGATGCGGGATGGAGCTTCCCATCATTCTCAGATGGAGGCTTCCACCGGACTGTCCCAGAGTATGTGCATTCTCACATACCTCAGGAGCCCTCATCTTTCTCTGGATGGCAAAACTTGGAGAATGTGGCTGTAAGGAGCTAGGAATGATCCCAGATAGAACCGGGGGCCACCCTCAACTGCCATCAGAATCACCCAGgaagcttttaaaatacaaaataatcggggcgcctgggtggctcagtgggttaagcctctgccttgggcttgggtcatgatctcgtggacctgggatccagccccacaacaggcgatctgctcagcagggagcctgcttccccctctctctctgtctgcctctctgcctacttgtgatctgtcaaataaatacataaaatatttttaaaaaaataaaagaacaaaatacaaaacatctGGCCCCACTTTCTAGAGCATGAACTCATTGGTCTGGGGGCTCCCTCTATAGGTGAGGTGTTttcgttttttaaaagattttacttacttactttggagagagagcaagggagttgggagtgggagaagcaaactctgtgTGGAGGCTCAGGGCCTGATACGTGGCTTCATCCCACgagcccgggatcatggcctaagctgaaaccaggagctggatgcccaatcaactgagccagcaTGTGCCCCTGTAGGTGAGTCTTAAAAGCTCTTTAAgtctttaaaagtctttaaaagcttaaaagggcacctagatggctccattggttaagtgcctgactcttgatctcagggttatgagttgaAGTCCAGCAATGGGCTCCTTGTCAGGCAGGGAtcctatttataaaaacaaacaaacaaaaaacaagctccCCAGGGAACTCCCATGGGGACTGTGACTGAGAATCACTAAAACAAGTCACCTGCTAAGAAGGTGCTTTCAACCTAAGATGGCCACCGCCACAGTGACACGTGCATGTTGCTTTAGGGGTCACGTGCTTGTGGAGCTTTTGCTCCTGAGCTTGCACATGCGTGTCTGTGTGGGGGGCAGTGGTGAGGGCACCTGCAAAGCCATATGGGTGTCCATCCGAGTAGGCCCACAGCTGCCACTCAGCCGGGGGCTGGGAGCAAGCACAGCAGGAAGCACACGCCCACCAGGCTTTCAGTCAATCCCTGTGGACATGCCTCACTTCCTGCACTCCCCTCCCTGCGCAGGCCACCCCAGCGGCCTTTCACACTGTCCACGCGCCTCTCTCCATGACGCCACTGGGACAGCAGCTCCATCAACCCCGCGAGGCCCCGGTGAAACTCAGCGGAGGTAACCCGTGAACAAAGCACGATCCAATTGTAAAAGATCATTATTATCTTACGGATGATGCCCAGTTTCCACTGGACATGAACAAGCTGTTCTTATAACAGGATACAAAAAGGAAATCAACACTTGGAAAAATTTTCCACCTCGCTATTCAATAAATACAAGTTGAGGCGACACTAACCCTATAAAACCAACCCTAGgtgcgcccgggtggctcagcgggctaagcgtctgccttcggctcaggtcatgatcccggggtcctgggatcgagccctgcatctccctctcctccccacttgtgctctctctcacatctctgtcgccctctctctcaaataaataaacaaaagctaaaaaaaaaaaaaatcaactcttggggcacctgggtggctcagtgggttaagcctttgccttcggcctgggtcatgatcccaaggtcctgggatcgagccccgcatcaggctctctgctcagtgggggacctgcttccccttctctctgcctgcctctgcctacttatgatctctctctctgtatctaataaataaaaactttaaaaaatcaactctaaaaacagaataaagcatGGTCTCTTCTCTATCAATTAATTGTAGATGGGCACAATCATTAAAACagccggggtggggcgggggggggggggaatagccCAGAGGCCATAGAGGCAGCTCCTGTGGAACTGTGGGCCCCCAGTGGCGCTGCTCCATTCATTACAAGCTGAACACacaatacatacacacaatggttACAACCACGTAAAACACACGAGATCATCCTAGGATAGAGACTGGAACAACGTCAAGCGTCTTGTAAACGAGCTATCTTAAAAAGGGCAAGCTTCTCTTTACTACTTTACCGTTTTGATCTCAAAGACAGCTAAAGATTGAACCAGACGTGGTGACAAGAACTCACTCACCCAGACGACATCCTGCTTTTGAATGAAGGGAAAGTGACTACTAATAACAGTGCTCCTATACCAGGACAGGTCCCGAGCCACAAGGCTCCAAGAATGCTCTAGACATGCCAAGGCAGTCCAGCGCAGCCACCCAAACAGGACAAGAATCAGTGGACCGGGGCATAGTCCCTTTCACCCACTGGGTGCCCTGCGCATGCCACATGGGTCAGTGAGGGCCTGGGAGAGCCAGACAGGATTGGCCAAGGGATTGGGGCTGCCCAGGCTCCGTCTGATCCCACTCACcctgtctccttcccctccctgtaGGTCATCACCGTCCCTTTGGTTCTCATGCTGCCGCTcagcaccaccccccacccacaccctgccctgccccactggCTCGCCAGCTCCATTTGAGCCTGGCACTTGAATCCTACCCTGCCCCTGCAAGCCCGGCGAGCTCACCGTAGGTCAGGCCAGTcgtgagcagcagcagcaggaggaaccACAGGAATGTCTTCACAGATGAGAAGCGCCTACACCACAGGAGGGGACAGCAGGGCGGGGAGAAGGGATGCAGAGGTGTCAAAAGGGCATTCGGGCCCCTTCATCCCCATGGGGAGTCTGCAGAGGCTTTTCCCAAGCGCAAAACTCGAGCTGGACGGGGTGCCCTGAAGTGCCCCATCTTCCCTGGGCTGGATTGGACACTTTAGAACTTTACTTTCTTGGAATAATGGGGAGAATTCTGACACTCTGAATTTTATGGATGTTATTTAAAATCAAACGAAGTGGGGTCTCTGAAAAACCTTTTCATACACAGAGATTCTCTAAGCAAGCAAtctagaaaacaacaaaaacaacagaactcCTTAAGCAACATTCTTTCAGAAAACGAACCTTCTTTTGATGACACAgatccacccctgcccctccgcTCAGCCCAGCTGGCCAGCCATCCACCCAGGATTACGGCCAGAGGACCCTGACTTCCTGGCTTGGTCTTTCCTGGCTCTGCTGGGTCCGGGATTTGGGAAGTAAACCCACAGCCCCCCTCACGCAGCACCTACTCCTGGCTTTGGAAACACGCCTCAGAGAACACTGGGTTCTAGACTGCCATGAGGCCAAGAGGAAAGCCCAACTTTCTTGGCCACACCACTTGCTGGCTGGAGCCTAAAACCTGACCAACAGGAGGAAAGCCGTGCTCGGCAGACACGGAAGTGGCCAGCGGGGGCTGGCATTTAGCAGAGACAATCTAAGGAACCTGTAGTTCCAGAATCCTCCCTGAAGAGCTCTTGGTTTGGAAAACAACACCTGACCCAGGGCCCTCATCTGTCGGGCAAAGAGGAGCTGCTCGGGGGGGGgtccactccctgctcagtgataAAAGCTACGTGTGAACTGGGACGACCACCTTCAGAGAGAGCATACGTGGGTTTAGGAGCTCTCTTGGTCCCTTTTGTCCCTGGGCTTCTGGGTTCCTTGTCAAAGTGGGGGTCGCGCTCACCTGGTCAAAACGAAGACATCAAGAAGGGAGGCAGCTGTGGTCAGGCGATACCAGGTCGTGCCAACCCACCAGTAGAGGAGGCCAAAGAGCCGGCCTAGAAGAGGGACCGGCAAGTCCTAAGTGTCCCTGAGCCAGAGGCCTGCAGGTCATGGTTTCAGATCGCCGCTCTGTCCACCTGCCGCCCTCTCCGCCCCGACCCCCAGCACTGAGCTGCCGGGGCACCTCTGTCCCGTCCGAGGTGACCCCGTTCCTCTGATCCCACCTGCCTAGTCTGCCAACGCCCTCCATCCAGCTCCACAGCTGCTGCCACCCTGAGAAGGCCAGAGTGTTACTGCAGCTCCTGGTCTCCAGTGATTATTCTAGAATGAGCTTTCCCTGATGGCTGACGGTCTCTCAATGGGCTACCCCAtcccagggggaaggggcagctgTAGAGAATGGAAATAATGGTGCACAGAGCAGCCAGCACCCACCTGGAGAAGTGACAAGCGTCCAGAGACAAGAGGCTGCCCAGGAGACGGCGTTCCTTAACCGTGAACCCGAACTATGGTGGTCTGTCTCCGAGTAGCCTGCCGGACAGAGAGGCCATAGCTCAGTCTGTCCTCACTCTcacaggcccagggcagggagaCTGCCTATCAGGTGTCTCCTTTAGACTGTGAGCTGAGCCCCCCATCATTCTCCTTCGCATCCCGGGAGCATCACATGGGCCTGGCCTCTCGGTCAGTAAACGCCCGCTAAAGGAGCAAAGGGGTAGGTTTCTGacattttatttcccttgggCCCCTCGTCTGCGTCCCTCCCCTGGCCACCTGTCCTTCAGACTGCCATTCGCAGCTAGACTAAAGGCCTCGAGCCCCTCCTCGATGTGAAGTCCCACATGAAGTACTTGCTGGAAACAAGTCAAACACGATGGAGCTGACCACAGGCTGCTCTGATAGGTGGGGACAGGGCAGCCACAGTGTGTTAAGGGCCACCCCAGGGCTGCGTTTCGGGAGCCACGGTGGGGGGATGCCCGGCTGGTCTGTGGAGAGGCCTGCCAGATACCGCGCGCTCCTGGGCTGTCAGGGGGCCCCTTCCCTGggcctccccccccacctccccccggcCTCCGCCCCAGGCGTTGGCCTACCTGCAAAGTCATCCTCGGAAGAGTAGCCGGAGGAGGACCCCAGGAAGTCCTCGGAGCTCCTGTTCTCAGCAAGCCCGTTGAGTTTGCTGCTCTCCGTGCCTCTCCTCCGGCGTACCCGCAGATCCTCACCTGCGCAGGAAAGAGTGTGGGGTTCTCCAGGGGCCGAGAGCTGCGCCCAGGAGGCTGTGCCAGAGGGCCTCGTGGGGACACCCCGAGAAGCACCTCTGACGGACAGACAGCACTGCCTTTCGCTTCTCCTGAGCTCCCTGGGTCCACAGGAGGGTCTCTGGCCGGGAGCAGCCCCATGAGGGCTTTGCTGATATGGCCTTCGAGTTCAGACACTTGGCTCCCCTTCTGAGGGTTTCTGAAGACAGCGAACCCCTCCTCTGGCCCAGCAGTGGTGAGGAACCCACTCAGGGAATACTTGGGACCTTACGTTTCCACCAGAAGCAAAGCCCGAGGAGAAAGGTCTCAGAGATACTCACCCCAGTAGGGCTCACTGTGCAGGTGGTCGTCGAGGATGGAGCTCCTGGCCAGGGAGGCGGCCCGGGGGCTGCCGAAGTAGGACTCCCTGACCACCGACTCGCTGTAGTAGGAGGTGTGGTCATCAGAGGAGGGGCCCAGCTGGGGCGCTGGGGACAGGCGCTTCATGTTGCTGGATTTCCTCTTCAGGGTCCTGTAGGGGGTCAACCAGGAGTGAGGAGGCCGGAAACAGGCAGGTGAGCCCAGCGAGGAACAGGAAAGCAAGCCACTCTGCCCGTCTCTAGTGGGGGGGGCGGGTCAGCCCCGTTGCTAGGAAACAACTTCCGAGCTAGGTGCCAACCACcggtgcttcctcctctcccacagtCTCTCAGCCTCACCAGCAGTTAGGTGATGGGGTCAGGATTCAAAGCCAGGTCCTTAACCTTGAAGCCAGTTTCCTCTTGGGCTTCTTACCACAGTagcaatttctcccacctcctggAAACCCAGACCAACCCGACAGGGCCTCCCGGGACTAGCAGAAGCCTTGAGAGCTGCTATGTGGTCCTGCTGTCAGCGGGGCACGACGGGGCAGGCGCCTGGTTCAGCTCATTCACCGTGCCCCTCCGACGTGAGCCTCTCCTGCTGCAGCCCTACAGACCATACACGGGGGCCTGGGGACAAGGGCCAGAAAGGCACACCCATCCATAGCAGAAGGGGTTCCTGTGAACCCCACTTGCGCTTTTGGGGTTTCTGGCCTTTTGGGGCTTCTGGCTTTTTGGGGTTTCCAATCCTGAAGCTACCTCTCCCCACGTCCTGTCCTCTGAACATGAGGGCAATGGCCGGGCTCACAACAcagggagaaggaacagcaggGCTAGGTCCTGGCATCTTCAAAGGCGTGAAGGTTCCTGCTCAACTGGAAGAGGGCGTCTGATCCCTGCCCACTGAGGGGACAGTGGGAAGATGCAGCGCGGCGACCTGCCCGAgtcctctgctctgctcagcgTGATCCACGGTGGGGACAGGGGAGGACGAGGCAATCCCTCACCTGAGAGGACTGTCTTTAAACAGGGTGCTCTGGCTTCCCATCACCGAACTCCCTCCACTGCTGCTGCCCCCGTCATCATCACCCTGGGAGTAGCGTGAAAGGCGCTGGCTTCGGCGAGACATGGCAAGGTAGGCTGGGGACCCTCCTCCTGAAGAGACTCTTGGGAGAGAAAGGAGGCCACGTGAGGGTTGTCCTCAGCGCCTCCCTGGCTCCCAGGGACCAGCCCACCCTCCCCGTGCATTCGACCCAGCCTGACAGGTGGGGACATGGGGCAGCCGGCACCCAACCTGCTGGTGTCCCCGCCCAGCCTCGGGCTCACTCGGGCCCCAGGAGGCCTCTCCCACTGCTTTCTACAAGTTTCTCCTGTTTTCGGCTAACCGGATGCTGAGCTGCACATGAGGCAGAACCGGACCTTCTGCAACCTTTGGCCCATAATAGAGCACCCAGGACGCGACAGGCACTCCACCCCAATGCTGACCTAATGCCTCTGATCGCTGCTCCCTCGCCCAGCCTGTGATGCTGCCCTCCCCCCTAGAGCTGTGTGCACACTCATTCCAGCTCTTTCTCTTGGAGGGGACACGCTTTCTTTTCCTTGTGGCTATGCTCTCTGATTCAGGGTGCCACTCCAACCTGAACTGGAGAAAACTTTTTCCTAGTAAGTCCCTGAAGGGGTCTGTGTGCTGTCTCCCCCAGTGACGACATCCGGACAGGACTGGGATGGTGATGACAAAATACTTTGTTAAAGGCCTCCTAGGTACCGGGCTCCTTACACAGCCATCTCTGATCCTTGTGAGCATGGGAGACACGGCTACTGCCATCGTCCAAGAGAGCATCCTGGGAcaccggggtgggggagggggggatcgGTGACCTTGCCCACTGTCACCTAGCCTATGAATGACAGGTGGCACGGCCTGAGTCGTTCCCCTCTACTGTCAAGTTTTCAAGGTGCTTTCGGAATGTGTCATGTGTCCCCAACTAGAGTCTTGAATAGCCTCAAATATGCTCAGAACAGGCTGTAGAGAGAGTTGTCACACAACAAGTACTTGTTAACAAACAAAGAGGGGAGGTAGAGCAGGGTGGGATTAGGTCGTCTCTGCTGGAGGGAACAAGTCAGCGCGTGGGGTGAGAACTCGGGGCTCTGGAACGGATATGGAGGACTGAGCGGAGGCCAAGGAGAGGAAACCGGGCAAAAGGCAGCGCTCTACAACCCGAGGAGGACTAAGAAGCCttctggagattaaaaaaaaaaacaaacccaaattcaAAATCCCAGATGACCAACGTGAAGAGTCTCAATGTGGTGCCCTTGCCTGCCCACGTTACAAAGTTTTTGTTACATATGGGGCCCCCTCAAGAGTCCCCAGTACCTGTGACTTATTATCCCTTCTGGTCTTCCTGGGTGATACTTAAATTGTTCCCTATGTCTACAGAGGGCACCGACTCTAGCATTTCCCAACTCAAGACTGTGGAAACCAGAAGGTCTGGTTAGTCTAGCTGGAGAATTCTAGAAAGTTCTCTTCTGAAAAAACAAGCACTTCCATATCTTGGTCTTACTGGCATCCTCCCAGGTAGGATGCCCACCTGGCATCCCTCTGTGGTTTTTAGCCTGTGTTGGCAAAGGGACTGACCAGTGGTAGCGGAAGCAGGAAGTTGGCCTGGGGCCTTGCCCTTATTCCACTCCTTATAAGGTAATTCCACCCCTGCCGGCCCTTCCCACCTGAAAGCTCCACGTGCCCAGACAGGCTCCTCCTCCTAACCCTGCATGCTGAAGGGAATGAAGCCTTCACCCTGggacagaaaca from Mustela lutreola isolate mMusLut2 chromosome 8, mMusLut2.pri, whole genome shotgun sequence includes these protein-coding regions:
- the SUN2 gene encoding SUN domain-containing protein 2 gives rise to the protein MSRRSQRLSRYSQGDDDGGSSSGGSSVMGSQSTLFKDSPLRTLKRKSSNMKRLSPAPQLGPSSDDHTSYYSESVVRESYFGSPRAASLARSSILDDHLHSEPYWGEDLRVRRRRGTESSKLNGLAENRSSEDFLGSSSGYSSEDDFAGYSETDHHSSGSRLRNAVSWAASCLWTLVTSPGRLFGLLYWWVGTTWYRLTTAASLLDVFVLTRRFSSVKTFLWFLLLLLLTTGLTYGAWYFYPYGLQTFHPALVSWWASKSSGRQQDVWEPRDSSHFQAEQRILSRVHSLERRLEALAAEFSSNWQKEAMRLERLELRQGAAGGGGHVGLSQEDTLALLEGLVSRREAALKEDFRRDTAARIQEELVTLRAEHHRDSEDLFKKIVQASQESEARLQQLKSEWQRMTQEAFRENSVKELGRLEGQLAALRQELAALSLKQSSVADQVGLLPQQLQAVRDDVESQFPAWVSQYLLRGGGTRAGLLQREEMQAQLQELERKILAHVAEMQGKSAREAAASLGLTLQKEGVIGVTEEQVQRIVNQALKRYSEDRIGMVDYALESGGASVISTRCSETYETKTALLSLFGIPLWYHSQSPRVILQPDVHPGNCWAFQGPQGFAVVRLSARIRPTAVTLEHVPKSLSPNSTISSAPKDFSIFGFDEDLQHEGTLLGQFTYDQDGEPIQTFYFQDPKMATYQVVELRISTNWGHPEYTCIYRFRVHGEPAH